From Halotia branconii CENA392, the proteins below share one genomic window:
- a CDS encoding ABC transporter ATP-binding protein: protein MTKTISIFDSGVPNPVPKSTIIRLENIFKVYGSGETEVKALNDVNLTVEEGEYCSIMGPSGSGKSTAMNIIGCLDRPTSGRYYLDNLDVAQMNDQELAHTRNKKLGFVFQQFHLLPQLTALENVILPMVYASINSSERRDRAAEALTRVGLANRLHNKPTQLSGGQQQRVAIARAIVNRPVVLLADEPTGALDSHTTQEVLDIFSELNNSGITVVMVTHEPEVARQTQRIIWFRDGEVLHSNLTPADLGQTQVL, encoded by the coding sequence ATGACAAAAACTATTTCAATTTTTGATTCTGGAGTTCCTAATCCTGTTCCCAAATCGACTATTATTCGCTTAGAGAATATCTTTAAAGTTTATGGCAGTGGCGAAACTGAAGTAAAAGCCCTGAATGATGTTAATTTAACTGTGGAAGAGGGTGAATATTGCTCAATTATGGGGCCTTCTGGTTCGGGTAAATCCACAGCCATGAATATTATCGGTTGTTTAGATCGTCCCACCAGTGGACGTTATTATCTAGATAACCTTGATGTTGCCCAAATGAATGATCAAGAGTTGGCACACACTCGTAATAAAAAATTAGGGTTTGTATTCCAACAATTCCACCTTTTACCTCAGCTAACCGCATTAGAAAATGTCATATTGCCAATGGTATATGCCAGTATTAATTCTAGCGAAAGACGCGATCGCGCTGCTGAAGCTTTGACACGAGTAGGTTTAGCTAATCGCCTCCACAACAAACCCACTCAACTATCTGGAGGACAACAACAAAGAGTAGCGATCGCTCGTGCCATTGTCAACCGTCCCGTTGTTCTGTTAGCCGATGAACCTACTGGCGCACTCGATTCCCACACCACCCAGGAAGTATTAGATATCTTTAGCGAACTGAATAACAGCGGCATTACAGTTGTCATGGTTACTCATGAACCAGAAGTCGCTCGTCAAACCCAGCGCATTATATGGTTTCGTGATGGTGAAGTATTGCACTCCAACCTCACACCAGCCGACTTGGGTCAAACTCAAGTACTGTAG
- a CDS encoding LL-diaminopimelate aminotransferase produces MATVNDNYLKLKAGYLFPEIARRVNAFAQANPDAKIIRLGIGDVTEPLPAACRTAMIQAVEEMGDRNTFRGYGPEQGYAWLREKIAAQDFQARGAEIDASEIFISDGSKCDTGNILEIFGHNNTIAVTDPVYPVYVDTNVMAGNTGVANEQGEFAGLVYLPISADNNFTAEIPSQKVDLIYLCFPNNPTGATATKEYLKAWVDYAKDHGSIIFFDAAYEAYITDPALPHSIYEIAGARECAIEFRSFSKNAGFTGTRCALTVVPKTLTAKAADGSDVELWKLWNRRQSTKFNGVSYIVQRGAEAVYSPEGQTQIKELVSFYLDNARIIREKLSAAKLAVYGGVNAPYVWVKTPNSLSSWEFFDKLLQTVNVVGTPGSGFGAAGEGYFRISAFNSRENVEEAMQRITNHFI; encoded by the coding sequence ATGGCTACTGTTAACGACAACTACCTAAAGCTAAAAGCAGGTTATCTGTTTCCGGAAATTGCGCGACGGGTTAATGCCTTCGCCCAAGCAAATCCTGATGCTAAAATCATTCGGTTGGGTATTGGTGATGTCACAGAACCTTTACCAGCAGCTTGCCGCACAGCAATGATTCAAGCTGTGGAAGAAATGGGCGATCGCAATACTTTTAGAGGCTATGGCCCAGAACAAGGTTATGCTTGGTTAAGAGAGAAAATTGCCGCCCAAGATTTTCAAGCACGGGGGGCTGAAATTGATGCCTCAGAAATTTTTATCTCTGATGGTTCTAAGTGCGACACGGGCAATATTCTAGAAATTTTCGGACATAACAATACTATCGCCGTCACTGACCCAGTTTACCCCGTATATGTAGATACTAACGTTATGGCGGGTAATACTGGGGTTGCCAATGAACAAGGTGAATTTGCAGGTTTAGTCTATCTGCCAATTTCTGCTGATAACAACTTTACCGCTGAAATTCCCTCACAGAAAGTCGATTTAATTTATCTCTGCTTTCCTAATAATCCCACTGGTGCGACTGCCACTAAGGAATACTTGAAGGCATGGGTAGATTATGCTAAAGATCATGGCTCGATTATCTTCTTTGATGCAGCTTACGAAGCATATATCACAGATCCAGCACTTCCTCATTCTATTTATGAAATTGCAGGTGCTAGAGAATGTGCGATCGAGTTTCGTTCTTTCTCTAAAAATGCAGGTTTTACCGGCACTCGTTGTGCGCTAACCGTCGTGCCAAAAACACTAACAGCGAAAGCCGCCGATGGTTCTGATGTGGAACTGTGGAAATTGTGGAATCGTCGCCAATCCACTAAATTCAATGGTGTATCTTACATTGTACAACGAGGAGCTGAAGCAGTTTACTCCCCAGAAGGACAAACACAAATTAAGGAATTAGTTAGTTTTTATTTAGACAACGCTAGAATAATTCGGGAAAAACTGTCAGCAGCAAAATTAGCTGTTTACGGTGGCGTAAATGCGCCTTACGTCTGGGTAAAAACTCCCAATAGCCTCTCTAGTTGGGAATTTTTTGATAAACTGCTGCAAACTGTAAATGTGGTGGGAACACCTGGCTCTGGATTTGGTGCTGCTGGCGAAGGCTACTTCCGAATTTCGGCATTTAATAGCCGAGAGAATGTAGAAGAAGCGATGCAAAGGATTACAAACCACTTCATTTAG
- the glyQ gene encoding glycine--tRNA ligase subunit alpha, whose product MNFQSVIATLHQFWGNRGCLIAQPYDIEKGAGTKNPHTFLRALGPEPWTVAYVEPCRRPTDGRYGENPNRFQHYYQYQVLIKPSPDNIQEIYLDSLRALGIRPEDHDVRFVEDNWEDATVGAWGTGWEVWLDGMEITQFTYFQQCGGIDCRPVSIEITYGLERLVMYLQQVEAIPKIHWTDNITYGDVFLQNEIEQSTYNFEASNPEMLLTLFNLYEQEATQLTERGLVVPSLDYVMKCSHTFNLLDARGVISVTERTRYIARIRHLARKVAQLYVEQREKLGFPLLEGSATGLSSVGNV is encoded by the coding sequence GTGAATTTTCAGTCAGTGATTGCTACGTTGCATCAATTCTGGGGAAACCGGGGTTGCTTGATTGCTCAACCCTATGACATTGAGAAGGGAGCAGGTACTAAAAACCCCCATACATTTTTAAGAGCCTTAGGTCCGGAGCCGTGGACTGTTGCTTATGTTGAACCCTGTCGTCGTCCAACGGATGGGCGCTACGGCGAAAACCCAAATCGCTTCCAACACTACTATCAGTACCAAGTTTTGATTAAGCCGTCACCAGATAATATTCAAGAGATTTATCTTGATTCTTTGAGGGCTTTAGGTATTCGTCCTGAAGATCATGATGTTCGATTTGTAGAAGATAATTGGGAAGATGCAACGGTGGGAGCTTGGGGTACTGGCTGGGAAGTATGGTTAGATGGGATGGAAATTACACAATTTACCTACTTTCAACAGTGTGGCGGAATTGATTGCCGTCCGGTATCGATTGAGATTACTTATGGGTTAGAGCGACTGGTGATGTATCTCCAGCAAGTGGAGGCAATTCCTAAGATTCATTGGACAGACAACATTACTTATGGAGATGTTTTTCTGCAAAATGAAATTGAGCAAAGTACCTATAACTTTGAAGCGTCAAATCCTGAGATGCTGCTGACGCTGTTTAATTTGTATGAGCAGGAGGCTACCCAGTTGACGGAGCGAGGATTAGTTGTGCCTAGCTTAGATTATGTAATGAAGTGTTCCCATACCTTCAACTTGCTGGATGCTAGGGGTGTGATTTCCGTGACGGAAAGAACTCGTTATATCGCCAGAATCCGTCATTTGGCTCGGAAAGTAGCTCAGTTATATGTTGAGCAAAGGGAAAAGTTGGGTTTTCCACTATTGGAGGGATCAGCAACTGGTTTAAGTAGTGTTGGCAATGTTTAG
- a CDS encoding ComEC/Rec2 family competence protein: MIQTSSLIICLGYILGLLFTAVPWGGVWILVLGIVGAILFKRRNRLRQIPQKSENAGGKTKSTPNIWQNFPHPRVWLVAGFVGLLATVYFQWRIPQPTTEDISKFIPTGNNNQEQLVIVRGELVSNPRLTRSQRGQFWLEATQLDEVKNDKGPAGVPKGVTGKLYVTVPILQATGLYSGQEIAVTGILYQPKAASNPGAFDFRKFLKQEGSFAGLIGRQINIVDTSKKRQWGLWQVRERIVRSQVRWLGIPEGPLVSAMVLGSKAVDLPYDIRDLFVRAGLAHALAASGFQTSLILSVILQLTKRAKKATQFTLGFLALMIFLSLTGFQPAVLRAVIMGFAALVGLFLKRKVKQLGSLLLAATLLLIFNPLWIWDLGFQLSFLATLGLIVTVPAITERLNWLPPAIASLIAVPLAATVWTLPLQLLVFGVVPSYSLLLNIISTPFISIISIGGIISALAALIWPEAGSALAGLLHYPTDWLIKLIEFFSNLPGNSIAVGSISTWQLITIYALIILVWLVHWWQRRWWFASLIAFGLVLVPAWHSTNTLFRITVMEASTEPVVVIQDRGIVTLINSGDEGTGRFTILPFLQQQGVNQIDWAIASDFQGNDSNAWLEILQDLSIKNFFAYSSQPGNTITTQAIQQEVQKHQGTYQPLTPGQAVNTGSIVAQLINDQLPVLQLQIQGQSWLLVGNVKPKEVETLFKTGGLSRPQVLWCSSASLKDLVLMLQPQVAIASSSNLDSKALSELSQSQTKLFFTGTDGAIQWTPKGQFEAFIQATENKSSML, encoded by the coding sequence ATGATTCAAACGAGTAGTTTAATTATTTGTCTTGGTTACATTCTAGGATTGTTGTTTACGGCAGTTCCTTGGGGTGGTGTATGGATTTTAGTTTTAGGAATAGTGGGAGCAATTCTTTTTAAAAGACGTAATAGATTGCGACAAATTCCACAGAAATCAGAAAATGCTGGTGGTAAAACTAAGTCAACGCCCAATATCTGGCAGAATTTTCCCCATCCACGTGTATGGCTGGTTGCTGGTTTCGTAGGTTTGTTGGCTACTGTATATTTTCAATGGCGAATACCTCAGCCAACTACAGAAGATATTAGTAAATTCATCCCAACAGGAAATAATAATCAAGAACAATTGGTGATTGTTCGCGGAGAATTGGTTAGCAATCCCCGTTTAACTCGCAGTCAACGAGGACAATTTTGGTTAGAAGCTACTCAGTTAGATGAAGTGAAAAATGATAAAGGCCCCGCAGGTGTGCCAAAAGGGGTGACGGGAAAATTATATGTGACAGTACCTATACTTCAAGCGACTGGGTTATATTCTGGCCAGGAAATTGCTGTGACTGGAATTTTGTACCAACCGAAGGCAGCTTCTAACCCTGGTGCTTTTGATTTTCGCAAGTTTCTCAAGCAAGAAGGATCATTTGCTGGTTTGATTGGACGGCAAATAAATATTGTAGATACGAGTAAGAAACGACAATGGGGATTGTGGCAAGTCCGGGAGCGAATTGTACGATCGCAGGTTCGTTGGTTGGGTATTCCTGAAGGGCCACTTGTTAGTGCAATGGTTTTAGGCAGCAAAGCAGTCGATTTACCTTATGATATCCGCGATTTGTTTGTACGAGCTGGATTAGCTCATGCTTTGGCGGCTTCGGGGTTTCAAACTTCTTTGATTTTGAGTGTGATTTTACAGTTAACGAAACGTGCCAAAAAAGCAACACAATTTACTCTTGGCTTTTTAGCTTTAATGATTTTTTTGAGTTTAACTGGTTTTCAACCTGCGGTATTAAGAGCTGTGATTATGGGTTTTGCAGCCTTAGTTGGCCTTTTCTTAAAAAGAAAAGTAAAACAGTTAGGCTCACTCCTATTGGCAGCAACCCTTTTATTAATTTTTAACCCTTTATGGATTTGGGATTTAGGTTTTCAACTGAGTTTTTTAGCAACATTGGGGTTAATTGTCACAGTACCAGCTATAACTGAACGTTTGAATTGGTTGCCACCTGCGATCGCTTCTTTAATTGCTGTTCCTCTTGCGGCTACAGTTTGGACTTTACCTTTACAACTTTTGGTGTTTGGTGTAGTACCATCTTACAGTCTGCTATTGAATATCATTAGCACACCATTCATTTCGATTATTAGTATAGGTGGAATTATCAGTGCCTTGGCAGCGTTAATTTGGCCGGAAGCTGGAAGTGCTTTAGCTGGATTACTACATTACCCCACCGATTGGCTGATCAAGCTAATAGAATTTTTTAGCAATTTACCAGGAAATTCTATTGCTGTGGGTAGTATATCCACTTGGCAGTTAATCACGATTTACGCACTGATTATCTTGGTTTGGCTGGTACATTGGTGGCAGCGACGTTGGTGGTTTGCCAGTTTAATTGCTTTTGGTTTAGTACTAGTTCCAGCTTGGCATTCTACCAATACACTATTTCGGATCACGGTTATGGAAGCTAGTACAGAACCAGTAGTAGTTATTCAAGACCGAGGAATTGTAACCTTGATTAATAGTGGTGATGAAGGTACAGGACGCTTTACCATTTTACCATTTTTGCAACAGCAAGGTGTTAATCAAATAGATTGGGCGATCGCTAGTGATTTTCAAGGCAATGATAGTAATGCTTGGTTGGAAATATTGCAAGATTTATCGATTAAAAATTTCTTTGCATATTCTTCCCAGCCAGGAAATACAATTACTACTCAAGCAATTCAACAGGAAGTACAAAAGCATCAGGGAACTTATCAACCTTTAACACCTGGACAAGCAGTGAATACAGGTTCGATAGTGGCACAGTTAATTAACGATCAATTGCCTGTTTTACAATTACAAATTCAAGGACAGAGTTGGTTACTTGTGGGTAATGTCAAGCCGAAAGAAGTGGAAACGTTATTTAAAACAGGAGGGTTGTCGCGTCCACAAGTATTATGGTGTAGTTCTGCGTCTTTGAAAGATTTAGTTCTCATGCTACAACCACAAGTAGCGATCGCTTCTTCTAGCAACCTGGATTCTAAAGCTTTATCTGAATTGAGCCAAAGTCAGACAAAACTATTTTTTACAGGCACGGATGGAGCTATCCAATGGACACCCAAGGGTCAATTTGAAGCATTTATCCAAGCCACGGAAAATAAATCTTCTATGTTGTAA
- a CDS encoding response regulator has translation MSLDTSHLLNLPTDAPLSVLIVEDDPMMQLGLEQSLMAHPQLEIVGQAEDGYLGVQAALKLKPHLVVMDIGLPRLDGIAATQQIKAALPETHVVMLTSHQTETEIIAALSSGADAYCIKGASVERLLSAIAAAVDGAAYLDPQIARRVIDNLKPPPAKGNTGNLSGRELEVLKLMVDGLSNPQIAEKLYLSPNTVKTHVRGIMNKLAVDDRVQAAVVALRSGLV, from the coding sequence ATGTCTCTAGATACCAGCCATCTTTTAAATCTGCCAACAGATGCGCCATTAAGTGTGCTGATTGTTGAAGATGATCCGATGATGCAGCTAGGACTAGAACAGTCATTAATGGCTCATCCGCAGTTAGAGATTGTGGGACAAGCAGAAGATGGTTATTTGGGTGTGCAAGCAGCACTAAAATTAAAACCTCACTTGGTAGTGATGGATATTGGCTTACCGCGACTTGATGGTATTGCGGCGACACAGCAAATTAAAGCCGCACTGCCAGAAACTCATGTAGTCATGTTAACGTCTCACCAAACGGAGACAGAAATTATTGCTGCACTTTCTAGCGGTGCAGATGCCTATTGTATCAAAGGTGCAAGTGTAGAGCGATTATTAAGTGCGATCGCCGCCGCAGTTGATGGTGCAGCTTATCTCGATCCGCAGATTGCGCGGCGAGTAATTGACAATCTCAAACCTCCTCCAGCTAAGGGAAATACTGGAAACTTATCTGGACGCGAATTAGAAGTATTGAAACTTATGGTAGATGGATTGAGCAATCCACAGATTGCCGAAAAACTCTATCTCAGTCCCAACACCGTCAAAACTCACGTCCGGGGAATTATGAATAAACTAGCAGTAGACGATCGCGTTCAAGCAGCAGTTGTCGCACTGCGTTCAGGTTTGGTTTAA
- the era gene encoding GTPase Era translates to MTVEPKVNSIDNYVFSFSKEVSIPQAPPEFKSGFIGIIGRPNVGKSTLMNQLIGQKIAITSPVAQTTRNRLRGILTTPEAQLIFVDTPGIHKPHHQLGEVLVKNAKIAIESVDVVLFVVDATVACGTGDRYIADLLIRSQTPVILGLNKIDQQPPDSYFIDDSYQQIATPNKWPIVKFSAKTSAGLPQLQNLLIERLETGPLYYPPDLVTDQPERFIMGELIREQILLLTREEVPHSVAIAIDQVEETPNITRVLATIHVERDSQKGILIGKGGSMLKAVGSAAREQIQKLISGKVYLDLFVKVQPKWRHSRLSLAELGYRVEE, encoded by the coding sequence ATGACTGTGGAGCCAAAGGTGAATAGTATTGATAATTACGTCTTCTCTTTTTCAAAAGAAGTATCGATTCCCCAGGCTCCTCCTGAATTTAAATCGGGTTTTATCGGCATTATTGGTCGTCCCAATGTCGGTAAATCTACGTTAATGAATCAATTAATAGGACAAAAAATTGCTATTACCTCACCAGTAGCACAAACTACACGCAATCGTCTGCGAGGGATTTTAACTACACCAGAAGCACAGTTGATTTTTGTAGATACACCAGGAATCCATAAACCCCATCATCAATTGGGAGAAGTACTGGTGAAAAATGCCAAAATAGCGATTGAATCGGTAGATGTGGTGTTGTTTGTTGTAGATGCAACAGTAGCTTGTGGAACAGGCGATCGCTATATTGCCGATTTGCTGATTCGCAGCCAAACACCAGTAATTTTAGGTTTGAATAAAATTGATCAACAACCACCAGATTCATACTTTATAGATGATAGTTACCAGCAGATAGCTACGCCAAATAAGTGGCCAATAGTAAAATTTTCTGCCAAAACTAGTGCAGGATTGCCACAACTGCAAAATTTATTAATTGAACGTTTAGAAACTGGGCCGTTATATTATCCGCCAGACTTAGTAACCGACCAACCAGAACGCTTTATTATGGGCGAATTGATCCGTGAACAAATTTTATTGTTGACACGGGAAGAAGTGCCTCATTCAGTAGCGATCGCTATTGATCAAGTAGAAGAAACACCAAATATTACCCGTGTGCTTGCTACCATCCACGTCGAGAGAGATTCCCAAAAAGGAATTTTAATTGGTAAAGGTGGCTCAATGCTGAAAGCCGTCGGTAGCGCAGCCCGCGAACAAATTCAAAAGCTAATTTCTGGTAAAGTTTACTTAGACTTGTTCGTTAAAGTACAACCAAAGTGGCGGCATTCTCGCCTCAGTTTGGCAGAGTTGGGCTATCGCGTGGAAGAATAA
- a CDS encoding GNAT family N-acetyltransferase: MTHSKDDMNIRIAQLDDIDTLFNIRTSVIENHQSREEIAELGITPESVIKMLETDCCAWVAEIDEQPIGFSIANATEKTIFGIFVLPSFECQGVGRALMQAAESWLWSKGMEEIWLVTGNDSSLRAYGFYLHLDWIPVGVESDGNFRGEMKFVKKRSVNKIY, from the coding sequence ATGACTCACAGTAAAGACGATATGAATATCCGAATTGCTCAACTGGACGATATCGACACTCTCTTTAACATTAGAACCAGCGTAATCGAAAATCATCAATCCCGCGAGGAGATTGCTGAACTTGGCATTACTCCAGAGTCCGTTATCAAAATGCTAGAAACAGACTGTTGTGCATGGGTTGCTGAAATTGACGAGCAACCGATTGGTTTTTCAATTGCGAATGCCACAGAAAAAACGATATTTGGCATATTCGTCCTCCCTTCTTTTGAATGCCAGGGAGTTGGACGTGCTTTGATGCAAGCTGCTGAAAGCTGGTTGTGGTCAAAGGGAATGGAAGAGATTTGGTTAGTCACAGGCAATGACTCTAGCTTAAGAGCCTACGGTTTCTATCTACATCTAGACTGGATTCCAGTCGGTGTTGAATCTGATGGAAACTTCAGAGGAGAGATGAAATTTGTCAAAAAACGTAGCGTAAATAAAATTTACTAA
- a CDS encoding succinylglutamate desuccinylase/aspartoacylase family protein, which produces MLPVIETIALRQMASGDRLYLQVYKFIGAQPGKKVYIQSNLHGAEIAGNAVIHQLIEFLISLNDTDLAGEIWLVPVCNPMGTNERAQHFSPGRFCVYEAKDWNRIFWDYEKEADDLVAFAKFQLQDHQEVVRQNYLNIIKEKFTKLLAEINSFSSVPYTEYFRYQLQNLSLDADYLIDLHSSTNKGLDFLYYFPNQEESAKYFLLDLGILLDKYDGDAFDEAFIKPWLALEGRFQQLGRDIRFDVEAWTLELGAGMQMNPDSVAKGVRGIKNYLIQKGVLKISSLVSQEENHKMTFTTSSKRQKYYAIAGGMIQARIELGTVVKAGDKLYQILSFNKESQLPTIIDIFAEQNGLVYDISTNQAVNQGEFVLGII; this is translated from the coding sequence ATGTTGCCAGTTATTGAAACTATTGCTTTACGTCAAATGGCTTCGGGCGATCGCTTGTATTTGCAAGTTTACAAGTTCATTGGCGCTCAACCTGGGAAAAAGGTTTACATCCAATCTAACTTGCATGGTGCAGAGATTGCTGGTAATGCAGTCATTCACCAATTAATTGAGTTTTTAATTTCATTAAATGATACTGATTTAGCTGGAGAAATTTGGTTAGTTCCTGTTTGTAACCCGATGGGAACTAATGAACGCGCTCAACATTTTTCGCCAGGGCGATTTTGTGTTTACGAAGCTAAAGACTGGAACCGCATTTTTTGGGACTATGAAAAAGAAGCTGATGATTTAGTAGCTTTTGCTAAATTTCAACTTCAAGATCATCAAGAGGTAGTTCGCCAAAATTATCTAAATATAATTAAAGAAAAGTTTACCAAACTCTTAGCAGAAATTAACTCTTTTAGTAGCGTTCCTTATACTGAATATTTTCGCTATCAACTACAAAACCTCAGTTTAGATGCAGATTATTTAATAGACCTACACAGTTCTACAAACAAAGGTTTAGACTTCCTTTATTACTTCCCAAATCAAGAAGAAAGTGCAAAATACTTTCTACTCGATTTGGGGATTTTACTTGATAAATATGATGGAGATGCTTTTGATGAAGCTTTTATCAAACCTTGGCTAGCTTTGGAAGGTCGTTTTCAACAGCTAGGTAGAGACATCAGATTTGATGTAGAAGCTTGGACGCTTGAACTAGGCGCAGGAATGCAAATGAATCCTGATTCTGTTGCTAAAGGTGTACGAGGTATCAAAAATTATTTAATACAAAAAGGTGTGCTGAAAATCTCTAGTTTAGTTTCCCAAGAAGAAAATCATAAGATGACTTTTACTACAAGTAGCAAAAGACAGAAATATTATGCGATCGCCGGTGGCATGATTCAGGCTAGAATCGAACTAGGTACTGTAGTCAAAGCTGGAGATAAACTATATCAAATTCTGAGTTTTAATAAAGAAAGTCAATTACCTACTATTATAGATATTTTTGCTGAACAAAATGGATTAGTTTATGATATATCAACTAATCAGGCAGTAAATCAAGGTGAGTTTGTTCTAGGAATTATTTAG
- a CDS encoding chloride channel protein, translating into MTLLPPTDFRKVTKQPVFPASSVRLTHLINRFQLSPETVVLFLAVLIGGSTGMGVVTFHYLIELIHHLMLENLMGAIGIWGAWTLACVPLLGGLIVGFMRWRTQDFGPGLSSLIAASQGTEVKRQLRPVTKMLAASVSLGSGASLGPEGPSVEVGANFGMLLSLVLQVSQERQRLLLGAGAAAGLAAGFNAPIAGVFFALEVVMGTTSFATSAVSVVLLAAVVAALIAQIGLGAQPAFALPVYQVLSPLELPLYLGLGLGACLVSLTYTQLIRLAKACFAGDVPGFNFLGQIPKFIHPIIGGLIIGIVALQFPQILGIGYETVEAMLQDVEFSLLLLVELLVAKLLITAISAGSGFVGGLFAPAMFLGASFGSAYAKILVFLVPVISQQMAAPPAYAMVGMAAVLAASFRAPLTAILMLFELTRDYRIVLPLMAAVGLSVWLMERIQPNFNANSNLQRIGLSALKDEQAEIVQQILVEDAMLCCPKKLSANLNVLEAAMEMIRDRCRSALVVNEAEQLVGILSLEDINRTLSLWQNYSISDTKIPSNLSSQSLIDICTTEILYAWRDELLSEALDRMALRGLHQLPVVARDNHERILGLLEREQITLTCNLAVTRKALNHYLPVISTTDIVNSQ; encoded by the coding sequence ATGACTCTCTTGCCTCCTACCGATTTCAGGAAGGTAACTAAACAACCTGTCTTTCCTGCATCTTCTGTTCGTCTCACACACCTGATTAACCGTTTTCAACTATCTCCAGAAACCGTTGTACTATTTTTAGCCGTGCTAATTGGCGGTAGTACTGGTATGGGCGTGGTGACGTTTCATTATTTAATTGAGCTGATTCACCACTTAATGTTGGAAAATTTAATGGGTGCGATCGGCATTTGGGGTGCTTGGACTTTAGCTTGCGTTCCCCTGCTTGGCGGATTAATCGTAGGATTTATGCGCTGGCGTACTCAAGATTTTGGGCCAGGACTTTCATCTTTAATTGCTGCTTCCCAAGGCACAGAGGTAAAGCGACAATTACGACCAGTAACTAAGATGCTAGCTGCATCTGTTTCTTTAGGGAGTGGTGCTTCTTTGGGGCCAGAGGGGCCAAGTGTCGAAGTTGGGGCTAATTTTGGCATGTTGTTGTCTCTAGTATTACAAGTATCTCAAGAGCGACAGCGATTACTTTTAGGTGCTGGTGCTGCTGCTGGATTAGCTGCTGGATTTAATGCTCCCATCGCTGGGGTGTTTTTTGCTTTAGAAGTTGTGATGGGGACTACATCCTTCGCCACTTCTGCTGTGAGTGTAGTACTATTAGCCGCCGTGGTAGCAGCATTAATCGCTCAAATCGGTTTGGGCGCACAACCTGCTTTTGCCTTACCTGTTTATCAAGTTCTGAGTCCGTTGGAATTACCGCTTTATCTGGGCTTAGGTTTGGGCGCGTGTCTGGTTTCTCTGACATATACGCAATTAATTCGTTTAGCCAAAGCTTGCTTTGCTGGAGATGTGCCGGGTTTTAACTTTTTGGGTCAGATTCCTAAATTTATTCATCCTATTATTGGCGGTTTGATTATTGGCATAGTAGCTTTGCAATTCCCGCAAATTTTAGGCATTGGTTATGAAACTGTGGAAGCGATGCTTCAAGATGTGGAGTTTTCGCTACTTTTATTAGTTGAACTGTTAGTAGCAAAGTTACTGATTACAGCAATTAGTGCTGGTAGTGGCTTTGTTGGTGGTTTATTTGCACCGGCAATGTTTTTAGGTGCTTCTTTTGGATCGGCTTATGCCAAAATTTTAGTTTTTTTAGTCCCCGTCATTAGTCAACAAATGGCCGCACCTCCAGCTTATGCAATGGTGGGTATGGCAGCAGTTTTGGCTGCTAGTTTTAGAGCGCCGTTAACGGCTATTTTGATGCTGTTTGAATTAACGCGCGACTACCGGATTGTTTTACCTTTGATGGCGGCAGTGGGCTTAAGTGTTTGGCTAATGGAAAGGATTCAGCCAAATTTTAATGCCAATTCTAATCTACAACGAATTGGTCTTTCGGCTTTGAAAGACGAACAAGCAGAAATTGTTCAACAAATTTTGGTAGAAGATGCCATGCTTTGTTGCCCCAAAAAATTATCTGCAAACCTAAATGTCTTAGAGGCGGCTATGGAAATGATCCGCGATCGCTGTCGTAGTGCTTTAGTAGTTAATGAAGCAGAACAGTTAGTGGGTATCCTTTCTCTAGAAGATATTAACCGTACACTTTCTCTGTGGCAAAATTACTCCATTTCTGACACTAAAATTCCCAGTAATTTATCCAGTCAATCCCTCATAGATATTTGCACAACTGAAATTCTCTATGCTTGGCGAGATGAACTTTTATCTGAAGCTTTAGACCGCATGGCTTTAAGAGGTTTACATCAATTACCAGTTGTAGCACGAGACAACCATGAACGCATTTTAGGTTTATT